One genomic segment of Anticarsia gemmatalis isolate Benzon Research Colony breed Stoneville strain chromosome Z, ilAntGemm2 primary, whole genome shotgun sequence includes these proteins:
- the LOC142986345 gene encoding uncharacterized protein LOC142986345 produces the protein MVALHIFFIICGICNYCEATELNRSVVTEKVPIQRVTFINDTYTTVKLPTTVNNTAIIDNFIAVLLDVTTDQIKDIKRNVMTNYDLYKADIAAVSKAIADVETKYLDLIKSKYQTMMQTEQVDVTDHFMIDFMDVSNFILEKVLDHHMQNVRDKGKMGSLTKWNRHTLKQKILRQQIKIATNTIEIRICERLKVCKDRPYYSDYLVVWIRSVMTLGARGLKRFFMPLPEILEKHKHIIKSNIKFRQTIKYLITANAIVKRDTLDFVDEIITNPDNVLRLASPNLKKSVNDLRELFVLLDGAYDVNVENVIVLRKISDWMKEWIEGTSFDVHKIMNAIVENMDLNMKIWPLDVQKKLYYIWSEVISL, from the exons ATGGTCGcgttacatattttctttataatat GTGGCATTTGCAATTACTGCGAGGCGACCGAACTGAACAGGAGTGTAGTCACCGAAAAAGTCCCGATACAAAGAGTCACCTTCATAAATGACACTTATACTACAGTCAAACTTCCAACTACAGTCAACAATACAGCTATCATCGACAATTTTATAGCTGTTCTACTAGATGTCACTACAGACCAAATAAAAGACATTAAAAGAAATGTGATGACTAATTACGATCTTTACAAGGCTGACATAGCAGCAGTAAGTAAGGCTATTGCTGACGTGGAAACGAAATACctagatttaattaaaagtaaataccaGACGATGATGCAAACTGAGCAGGTCGACGTGACTGACCATTTTATGATAGATTTTATGGACGTCTCAAATTTTATATTAGAGAAAGTGCTAGACCATCACATGCAGAACGTGAGAGATAAAGGCAAGATGGGTTCTTTGACGAAATGGAACCGACATACGTTGAAGCAGAAGATATTAAGGCAGCAAATTAAAATAGCGACGAATACTATCGAAATCCGTATCTGTGAAAGACTTAAGGTCTGCAAAGACAGACCTTACTACAGCGACTATTTAGTCGTTTGGATCCGCAGTGTCATGACACTAGGAGCTAGAGGTTTGAAGAGATTCTTCATGCCGTTACCAGAAATTTTGGAAAAGCATAAGCATATAATAAAGTCGAATATAAAATTCCGCCAAACGATTAAATATTTGATCACAGCTAACGCAATAGTGAAAAGAGATACTTTAGATTTTGTTGATGAGATTATTACTAATCCTGATAATGTTTTGAGACTGGCTTCTCCTAATTTGAAGAAGAGTGTCAATGACCTCCGAGAGCTTTTTGTTTTACTAGACGGGGCGTACGATGTTAATGTTGAAAATGTTATCGTTTTAAGAAAGATTTCTGATTGGATGAAGGAATGGATCGAAGGCACCAGTTTTGATGTCCATAAGATAATGAATGCGATTGTCGAAAATATGGatttgaatatgaaaatatggCCTTTAGATGTTCAGAAGAAACTTTATTATATCTGGTCCGAAGTTATCAGCTTGTAG